A region of the Equus quagga isolate Etosha38 chromosome 11, UCLA_HA_Equagga_1.0, whole genome shotgun sequence genome:
CTGTGGCTTCCCTCACCCTGATGATGATCCAGCTTCTTCATCATCCTCATTGCTGAACGTCCTACACGCCTTCTGAATGTGCGGCATGACTGTCGTGTTGTGACTTCCTTCATCGTACTCTTGGAATTGTTCAACCATTTCTTGCATTcgatgttttctttcctctctctaggATTCTATATCTGTTTGTTTGTATATACATCTTTAGGTAACTTTTTCAGGACATGGGAGATAAACTTTCTGAGTTCTTTGCCAAAAATGTTACTTCTCACACGAGTAGTTTGACTGGATACGGTTCAGAAGTTTGAACGCACTGCCCTAACACTCAGTGTTGCAAGAAGTCTGACGtctatgtgaattttatttgTAACTTGTATTTCCTCTCTGGAAGCCTTGGAATCATTTGCTTTTcttggtgttctgaaatttcGTAAGGGTGGGTTTAAATATtgactttcagcttttctccttcATTCGGAATGGCACTTCTAGGTGAACCTTTCCAATCTGAAGACAAGTCTATCTTCagctctgaaattttaaaaaagaatattttcctgggccagccctggtggcctagtggttaagttcggggtgctctgctttggtggcctgggtttggttcccgggtgcagacctacacaccactcatttgtcagtggccatgctgtggtagtggctcacatatgaaaaaaaaaaaaaaaagaggaagactggcagcagatgatagctcaaggcaaatcttcttcagggaaaaaaatttttcttgataatttccttgtctccattttctctattctttccttctgggattctttttttttttttctgaggaagattagccctgagctaactactgccagtcctcctctttttgccaaggaagactggccctgagccaacacccatgcccatcctccaccctatacgtgggacacccaccatagcatggcttgccaggtggtgccatgtccgcacccaggatctgaaccagtgaaccccaggctgccaagaagtggaacgtgtgaacttaaccgctgcgccactgggccagccccacttctgGGATTCTTAATAGATGTTTTGCTCCAGTCCTACCACCCACAAACTTCCCAAAGCGTCTTTCTGTATATGACATCTTAATTTCCAATGCTGATTTCAATACCACTGCCAAAtctgctttttttaaatgtaaagaactATAAAGCTGTATTGAAAGACATTAGAGAACAGCTTCTGTCAGTTGCATTTCTTAAACCTTCCCTCTAGTCGCTTCTCTTTGGTCCCGTCTTTACTTCTGCCCTATTCCAGGATACCAGTCACCTATCTGGCCGTTCTGCATTCTTGCTTGCCCATTCTTCACATAACAGGAATTTTCTAAAGTTGCAAAACGAATATAAGTATCCCCATATACTCTTCATTTAAATGTACAAATTGTTCATATTTTGctgcattttctttctgtctcatacacacacacaattatactCAGGAATTTTAATACTGATACAGCACAGACTATAGCCAGATGTCCCCAATTATCcaaatcattttctttatatatatatatatatatatatatatatatattttattcaggtTCCTGTAGAAGGTCATGCATGCATTGAACatgttcctttttgttgttagtgccatcaagttgactctgactcctagagaccctgAACACAGCAGAGTGGACCCCTGCCCTGTCTTTCTGCATCATCCTCTCACCTACCAGCAAgcactacatcagacaatgctctgctgctatccatagggttttcatggccagtttttttgaagtgggtggccaggtccttcttcctagtctgtcttagtctggaagctctgctgagacctgtccaccatgggtgaccctgctggtatttgaaatattggtggcatcacagcaacacgcattTAGTGAGGAAGagtagccttgagctaacatctgttagctctttttgcttgaggaagattgtcactgagctaacatctgtgccaatcttcctctactttttgtatgcgggatactgccgcagcatggctgcaaaccctgggctgccaaagtagagcacatgaacttaaccactacaccaccaggccagccctgaggctgATGCTTTGACAATCAAGTTATATCTGAGGCAATGTGTTTTCACACAGCCATGGGAGGGTACTTTTTGGAGGAGAGGACAAcgtatctttttcttctctggtcCAGTTTCAGGCAGTGGTCCTTTCTCTCGGGAGCTCTTATTTCACGTGAAGGAGATCAGAGTCTGGAACCCAGCAACCTTGGGCTGTCTCCCAATCCTCGCCAACATATGAGACCAACATATGAGACTCACTAAAAAACAGCCTCAGAGGTGAACTCTGGGAGCCCCAGTCTTGGCCCTGACCCTCAATCTCAATGGGGTGAATCACTATCAGACCACTCCAGACTGCCTCCTCTTGCCGTAAGCTGGTGGGGAGTGCTGCCAACTTTTTTCTGCCAGCTGCATTCCTCATCCATTGTTTTTGGGTGACTGTGAAGCACAAATGGCATCTCTTCCAACCGCCTTTACATGTGGCAGGGGGCTCAGCTCAGGCCTCAGCCAGGTCCACCGCTGGGATTCAGACATGTCTGAACTTGCTGGAATAGATGAGAACCCCTCAGGAGCCAGAGTAGCTGAGGGTCCTGGCCTCCTCAGAAGAACTTAGCTTGAAGATAAGCTCTGGTGACCACAGCTTGTTATCCAGTGGGTGGGCAGGCACTCTCCTTTCCTGACTGTCCACAGGCTAGAGCTATGACCATGTCAGACTGTGGAGATAAGATAGATTGCCCTCAATACATTTACCACGAATGGTAAATCAGAGACCTTCCCACTCCCAAACCTTAACTGCATATAAATAGAACCAAACAGCATCTACTCTTTTTGTGTAAGAATGGGTTTttgttccttaaatgtttgatagaattcattgGTGAAGTCATCTAGAtcttaaattttcattgtttttggttATGTATTCTATTACTTTAATTATCTACTCTATGCTATTgttcaattttctgtttcttcttctgtccatgacaactttttaaaaaccctgttTGGTTCCATGAGgaatctgaaaaatgggaagcAACTATTCAGcataaaatttctctcttatacAATAGTCTCTTGTGAACTATAAGCTGAAACTCAAGACACAGTCACGTACTCCATGCCCTGTTTTGTTTAGAGCTACCAAGTGAGTGTTAAAGGTGTGTCTGTGATTAAGAAGCCAGAGTTCTGTTCCCTTCTTATAAATTCAGGCTTTTATTTAGCATTTGCTTGCTAGGCCCAGTGTTTTTGATACAACAGTGAACAGGACAGCCTCTGCCACTAAGGAGTGTGTGGTTgagtggaaggagacagaaaatgtgGTTATGTGGGAGGCAGGTGGGAGAGGTGCTGTGGGGATCATGGGGTACCATGGGAGCACAGTGGTGTACTTCAGTACAACCCGGTCTGCTTCCATGCAAATTTCTGTAATGTGAACTACATGTGATAGATAAATAGGGGAAAGATATTGCTACAATACAGACACTGCTTTGGTTCATCTATGACTTTGCTCAAGCAAAAGGAGCTGGAATAGTGGGAGTAGCATTACAGTCTttagcaggaaaggaaaaaagccacagTTTGACTGCTGTGCAGCAGGAGCCCCTTTGGGTCCCCaggaacaaggagaaaaaaaaaaaaaccagtgccCATACCTGGGCCTCCTTCCTCAGAAAGCCGCATACCAGCCTGCTGGTTTTGGCTGTGGCAGGCCACGCTGCCCTCTGTGCCCAACTTAATGACAGCCCCCTGGCTCAGAACTCCTTTTTCATCTGCATTGTCTTAGCACCTATCAGCCTTGCTCTAAATAAAGTTTTGCCAGGATTTCCCCTAGACTTTCTTGGTGCATTTTTAATATTCACTGTGGCAGCCTCTAGCCTTGCTGAACTGCTGTCTGGGTGGTCCAAGCAGAAATGTTTGTATTACAGAGGAATGAAACTTGTGAGCTCAACAGAATATAACGAAAAATGTCCCTAAACAAGcaataaacaattttaagaagCAGTGACAGCACTCCATGTGCACTTACTTCGTAACTGGCATTTATGAAGTGCTTTGTAAACATTGTATCTGTGTTAAAAGCCCCAGCAACAGTATGGAGGGGGGTTCTGCAGCCACTATTACTCCCATTATTCTGATGCCAGAGCTCACTTTATCCAGCCACTGGCTGGCTTGGCCAGGCTCAATGTCACTGCCCAGGAAGCAGCTGCCCTTGGGGATCTGCTGAACTGAGAGCACCTTGAAAGCTGGGAATTCTGATTTCTAAGGCTGAGAAGGCAGCCTGGACTGAGCCAAGGGCTgcagagccagaggaggaggaaaccCTGCCCCAGAAATAGGCCAGCACTTGTTATGCAGCACTTGGCGATTCCCTCTTTCATTACGTAACCTCAGTGTCCACACTGTTCCCTTTTGTCGATTCCCTCCATGTGACTTATTCTATCAACCTCCTTAGCTAATGAGTCCCTTATATGGAGAATGGGTGAATCACACACCAGCTCTGTGCACAGGAACAGGGCAAAGCCACTTCCCAGAGTGTGGACTTTCCCAGAACACTCCTTTTGTGTGGGCTGGAATTGTTCCTGCTTGTTTACAGTAATAAAgctgcctacattttctttattcatttctacATTGCCTTTCGTTTACTTCTCCTACACTTGGGGCAGATGTCCGGCTTCCTTGACCTTACTGCTGTGCTCGACGCCCTCCACAGCAGAGTAGTGAGTGACTGGCATGGGGCAGATGTAGGAAAGGACATGGTCCCTTCCTTTCAGGAATGTtttggggacacacacacacgatgtTTTGAGAGCCACTGGTGCACAGGGAGCAAGGCATGGAGTCCACAAGCAAAGGGTGAggtcagggagagagacaggtGTTCAGGGAATGGACAGAGGCACAGCTGGAAGTGGGAGATGAGAGGACACGGCAGGAGGTTACCAGAGCCTTCCTGAGATGCCAGAGACCCCAGGGGTCATCCCTTCCACGATCCTGCTCGGTGCAGGGACAGTTGTCTGCTTTCTACAGCACTGCAGTCTTCCACCCTGTGCAAGGGTGCAGGCATGGCTCTCATGGATACCGACTGTTGTGCCATTATCAAGCTGGAGCTCCAGTGCTAAAAGTGCTTCTGTCTTTGGTGGTCACGCTTCTCCTGTGGGCCTCGCTGTGTCCTCCAAGAGAATGAAGAAAGCTCTTTACTTCCTTTTAAGGACTGCCTACCAAGAGGGGGAAGTAAAGGCCTCTTCCTTCGAGTCTCTGATTCCCACATGGCTGGCCCCAGAAAGGGGGCTCCATGGAACCGGCAAACAGCTTTGGCAAGGGCAGATGTGTCTGGGGAAGAAAGTGAAATAGCTGACCCATGGCTGGGTGACCAGGCAGAGTGGGGAGCTTGGATTTATGAGAAGAGCTGTAGGTTCCTGAGCAGGAAAACATGACTGCTTTTGGCAAAACTGCAGTCAGATTAGATTTGGTTTGTGTCCTGACTGCAACTGAGGGGCAGCGGGCAAataatttaacctttctgagcctcagttttcacatctgtaaactggagacaGCAGCCTGACTTCATGCGGCATGGTTTGAGCGAGATGTGTAAGCTATGTAGCTTAGTGCCTCTCAGAGTAGGTGCTTAGGCAGTGGAGGCTCTGTGTTACTGATGTGTTTTGTAGAGCTGGGGAAGGGGGTCTGCAGGCCTGTGTCTCCAAAACTTGTTTGGTCATGTGATTCAAAGGTTGCTAGAATGGGAAACTGTCTGCCAGTCAAGAGGAAATTAGGAAGGAGAACTTGttttagacaaagaaatggatggtgaactttttcccctttattttaaaGTGTCAAGTGCCGTTGACATATTAAAGATGAAAATGGAGACGTGGGTTGGACATTTCAGCTTAAGCCAAGTAGTTTTAggtcctaagaaaataattcaattacagtcatgcattgcttgacaatgaggatatgttctgagaaatcaTTGTCATTAGGCactttcatcgttgtgtgaacaccatagagtatacttacacaaaccagATATAGAATAGGTACTAATTCTtaatgggaccactgttgtatatgtggccCATCGTTCACCAAAATGTTATATGGCACATGACTATAGTTTTCAACCCCATAATGCTCTATATATCCCCTGGCTAATTGGACCCAAAATCACACCCTGCCTTCCCAAGCACTGTGCTCTCTGGGACATCACCAGATCCCTATGTTCTCAACCTCTTCTCTGAACATTCCCTTCACTACCTGGCCTTGACTGAGACCTACCCCCGAAACTGCTTCCCTAATTGCTGCTCACACTCCGGACCTCAGGTGGGGACTGGGGCTAGAGTTCTTTCTCTTGGGTCTCTCCACTCTTCTTCCCAGAGCAGTTGCCCCTTGCCTCCTGCAGAAGACCTGACACTGCCCCTCCCCTTCATTGCTGCCATTTCTCCTACTGCTCCATTTCTCACCAGCTGCACCACCTGCCAGCTTGAGTGTTCCGCACCCTGGTCtcagttctttcttctcctcagtCTTTCTCGGCCTCCACTCCCATGGTTCAGCCTGCACCTTGTCAACAAAAGCCACATCACCCTCAAAACCACAAAGGCCATCCCACTACATTTTCCCAGCAAggtcctttttctcctctctgagacAACTCCAGCATCCtagccttctcctctccctcaggtGATGACTTTCTTCATGCTTGTCTGAGGTGACAGCAGCTCTCGAAGGGGACGCTGCCCATATCTTCTCACCATCTAACCCTCGTCTTCCCTGCAGTGGCCCcgttctccttcttccttctgtcaCAGTGAAGAACTGTCCCTCCACACGAGCCCTGGACTCCACATCCTCTAACCTCCTGGATTCTTAGCTTCTTTAATAATCTTGCCTTTTTTCTGCATCTTCTCTCTACCATTCATTTTTATCAGCATACTAACATCCACCATTCTCTTGATCTTAATCACCTTGCAACCCACTGTTCCCTTTAATactatttcaaatattaattaattaattcccAGGGAAAAACCCTAGGAATCATCCTTggttcttcatttttttacatcCAATTCATCTTCAAGACCTATTggctctacctccaaaatatatatcTATCTGTGTAACCTTCGCTATCATCCTGATCCAAGTCAGCGTTTTCTCTTGAATTAACTACCAAAACAGTTTCCTAACTGATCTGCTTTTCTTCTCGCTCCCCTAAAATTCAGTATCcatactactttttaaaacataaatcggTGTCATTAAAAGCCTTCAATATCTTCCCgtagctttctttctttatttttttttttggtgaggaaggttggccctgagctaacagttatgctaatcttcctctgttttgtatgtggcatgctgccacagcatggctttttttttttaaaaagattaaaaaaatttttccttttctccccaaagccccctgggtacatagttgtgggtccttctagttgtggcatgtgggatgctacctcagcatggcttgatgagtggtgccatgtccgtgcccaggatccgaacctgtgaaaccctgggctgccgaattggagtgcgtgaacttaacagctcggccacaggggcagcccgcacagcatggtttgctgagcagtgtgcgcccgggatctgaacctgcgaagcctgggccaccaaagcagagcacacgaacttaaccagtatgccgtCAGGGCAGCCCCCCACATTGCACTTTGAATATCAAAATCCAGATTCCTTCCCAGGGCCTGCGAGCTGGCCCCTGCCTCATTTTAGGTTTGTTcacatttccttttgcttctttagGAAAGTAAAATCCTTTCGTGTCTGAAAGCCTTACATtctgttctctgcctggaatgctcttctacTTTTCAGATTTTTACTCCTCCTCAACCTTTAGCTCTACTTAAGAGGCCTTCCCTGAggtcttcctatttttcttttatctgcatACTATTCATTTTGGTTTGGCTAAACTCATTTTGATGTGTAATTACACATTTGtgtctttacttatttattttctgtctcttccattaGCTTTACAACCCATGAGGGCTGTGGTTATGTTTCTAGCACCTAGCAGAGTGCATGGTACAAAGGAAGAACtctgaatgaaataatgaaccAACAGGGAAGAAACAATGATGGGGGTTCACATAAAAAGCTGTCACTAGCTGCTCCCCTGATGGAATCAGTTGCTTTTCCTTATCCAAGACAATTGAGCATGAAAGTAGTTTTTTACATGTGCAGGAGCTAGCAGTTTTGAGAGGTTCAGCTGTGGGTGGTTTCCAGCTGTTGTTTTGAACTCTAGTGGGAAGCCACCTGCTGTGATGCCTCCGTGTACAGAGTACTCCATGTCtgatattacttaaaaaaaaaaagtcaagtaaaaTCAGAAGCAGCATAATGTGGCGCAAGGAACACAGGCCTGAGGGTCTAGACTTAGCTTTGGTCTTTGGTTCTTCTATTGCCTTTGTTACTCAAAGACTTTgtatttgtttcctcatttgtaaaataaaagaggTTGGACTAAAAGAGATGAAAGTCCCTTCTAGTTTGTATGAGGATGCTTTTGGCTATAGGTAACTGTGGCTTAAGCAATCAAGACATTTAACTATTTCTTGAACTAGAATATGGAGCCATGATGGTTCCAGGGCTGGTGTAGTGGTTCAAAGATGTTATCAAGGACTTGTGcgctatttccttccttctgctttgccATTCAGTTTGTCTTCAGGCTTATcactcatggtcacaagatggctgcagcagctctaGGCATCATAGCCTCCCATAAGAGCATAAGCAGAAAGGGATGGACATGAGGACAGCTCTCCTCATgggtctctctccttttctcaagGAGTAAAATCTTTCCTGAAGTACCCTAGCAGACTTCCTTTTATTTCACTGGCCAAAACCACCTCACCCATCCACCCCAGACCATTACAAGAGAATTTCCTTACTCCAAATATAATTTATCACCCAGGGCTGACCTGTATTCAATTGTACTCAATTCAATACAGTTGACTCCtgtgaaaaacaaaggaataaggGCAGGCCTGATGAGTAGGTTGCCTCATGGATCTAAAGTCCTGTGATTCTCCAGTGAGGCAATGGCCAGGAATagcatttttttaaggaatggCTTTACATTCCTGaatgaggagggaggaagaaagggccTGGAAATTGACAGATTTATTGGCCAAGCAAAACTCAGTGAGCAACTGAGCCCAGCAGGTCATCTGTAGTAAAGGCCCCACAACTGAACTGCCTATTACTGAGAGCGGCTTTCATAGGGAGCAGAAAAGATCAGGGATCATTGTCAATTATAAGGCAAGATCTCAGTTAACTTTCTCAGCAAACTACTAGTTCTTCTTGTCTGTCCAGGCCACAGCTTCATGTATTCCTAGTAAGTAGAATTTTGATTTAAAGCGTTTAATAATAAGATAACAAATGAGGAATGTATTCATAATGGCTATATTGtaaaacctactatgtgccagacactgtgctacgTCCTGGGGATACCAACACAAAGGAACAAGGTCCCAGTCTTTAAGAGGCTGACATTCTAGTTGAGGGGAAAATACACGTAACAGATCAACAAGCTCTGTGACAGGTGTGTGTATGAGGGCAGAATGGGAGTGGCCAGCTCTGCCTAAGAGGTGATCAGGAAAAGCAGGTGATCCTTGAAACAGGAACAGGTGTTCTGTCCAATGTTGAGAGCACCATGAGCGAGGAGGGAGCCATATggggctgaggcctggagggCTCTGTGGGCATGCTGAGAAGTATGGGCTTTATCCTGCAGGCAAAGGAAATTGGACATTTTCCATAGACAAGTCTTAAGATAATGTGTTATCAAATTATTTCCCAATTTTCCTCCCAGAGGttaaggaaagattttatttcatttactcaacaCATTACATTGAATACATATTATGGACAAGTTATTAAGAGCAAAGTTTATAGCTTTGCTATAAACCATATATGGACTAGTTTATAGCAAAATGTCTAAAatgtatattatcatttttagtGATTTTAAATACGATTTAATGgtttaaaattactaaaaaaaatttgtttaatatttgctaaagttatttcctaatttttatcaACTTTGCTGCTAGCAAAGACAGGGATGTTGTCAGGACTCTTGTTCTCCAGCAGTTTAGAGGTCTTCAGGGATGATTCTTCCCATAGGCTGAGACAAACCTCTCACATATTTGTGGCGACCTGAAGGATTCTTGCCCAGAGCCACCATGTAGTGCCGCCTAAGTCCATAGAGCTCCAGTCCTCACTTCCTCAGGTTTTCGTTCAAGTGTCACCCTATCAATGAAGCCTCCCTTGACTGACCTCTTTCAAACTACAGTCCCTGCCAGTCCTGATCTTCCTtactctgccttttcttttttcacactgCACATATCTCCTTCTAACGTATCATATAATTTACTGACTCATGTTTGTTGTGtattattatctgtcttcccctactagaatgtaaaTCCCTTAAAAGCAGGGATCTTGCGTGTTCTGTTCACTGGTGTATCTCAACCACCTGGAACAGTGCCTTATAGATCTAGTCTCAAAGGTCAGTATCTGGGTAATTAGAAACCACCCTTTAAGACTTCTCCACTTGTCCTCATTGACTATGATTTGTCACTAAACAGAGGTGAGTTAATAAGAACAAAAATCTTATTGAGCTTTTAGAGCAAGGCTGTTCATATCTGTGTGCATGTCTTTAATGTTGGGGGTAAAAGGTCATGGTGCCCTCTGAGGGTGAACCTTCAGTGTTGTTAGGGGTAAAGGCCATGGAACAAAAGCAGAGGCGCAGTCTCGGACCTTGGTTGCAGACTACTGTAAACTGATGATAACACATGATGTTCTTTTGAACAGGTATAAGAGTTTGGTCACTGGGACCCGAGCGAGAGGAGTCATTGCTGTCCTCTgggtccttgcctttggcattggaCTGACCCCATTCCTGGGGTGGAACAGTAAAGACAGTGCCACTAACAACTGCACAGAACCCTGGGATGGAACCACAAATGAAAGCTGCTGCCGTGTGAAGTGTCTTTTTGAGAATGTGGTCCCCATGAGCTACATGgtgtatttcaatttctttggctGTGTCTTGCCTCCACTGCTCATAATGCTGGTGATCTACATGAAGATCTTCATGGTGGCCTGCAGGCAGCTTCAGCACACTGAGCTGATGGACCACTCAAGGACCATCCTCCAGCGGGAGATCCATGTAGCCAAGTCCCTGGCCATGGTGGTTGGGATTTTTGCTCTGTGCTGGCTACCACTACATGCCATCAACTGTGTCACTCTTTTTCAGCCAGCTCAGGCTAAGAATAAGCCCAAGTGGGCAATAAACACAGCCATTCTCCTGTCACATGCCAACTCAGTTGTCAATCCCATTGTCTATGCCTACCGGAACCGAGACTTCCGCTATACTTTTCACAAAATCATCTCTAGGTATGTTCTCTGCCAGACAGATGTTCTCAAGAGTGGGAATGGGCAGGCGGGGACGCAGCCTGCTCTCAATGTGGGCCTATGACCTAGGCTCTGGCCTCTTCAAGGAGAAGGCACAAATTCACAATAAATGAAGGGACAGGACATGACTGGATGATTCTCATTGTGAAAGACAGCGACACCTCACAAACATGTGGGTTGCCTCTTTTGAGCACTTTCTGGAGTTACCACACATCTAGCTAATATGTACATGTTATTAGTAGGCTCCAAGGGTTGACAAATGTATTTATGGTTCTGTATGGCTGTTCTTACTATGTGGATGATGCTCACAGCTTGAATGGATTGTAAAAGACtgttttgtgtgcttttttttaGAAGTCTGCCTCTTTTATGGTAGACAATGACTGAAACTATTTTACTATGAAACACTGTGAACtattataatacaaatattttttaacttagagTCAATGGAAAAATAACAGTTGGACATACTAACAATATATACTTGTTTCTAGGAAGGTGACCAGGAAAACTAAAAGTATTTAATTCTTCAATCAAGAAACTGCTGTGTTTATTTAGGGAAATAACTTAGGAGAATCTCATAAGTCCTGAAGTAGAATATCATCAGATAACAATTTTgataatattctttttcatatacAACAAACTAccctagagaaagaaaatggagaaatgggaTCCCTCCTCTACCAGATTCTGTGCTGCCCTTCTAGAGCTAGCTAGTGAATTTTACTTCTCGCCCACGTTCAAGTTTGGTCAAGTTGCTGGAACCAAAAGTGTGAAAATTTTACTAAGTAAAATTATATAACTGTGTAtgtatattaagtgaaagaaaaataaaacttaaaaaaacccccaacaagCTGGGGGTGCTGCATTGGCTTGTCATACAGAGCTGCATTTAccttctattctttttgttgttgttgaggaagattggccctgagctaacatctgtgccaatcttcctctattctttgtatgtgggatgctgccacagcatggcttgatgagtgatgtgtaggtctggacctgggatctgaaccggtgaaccccaggccaccaaagcagagcgagtgaacttaatcactacgccactgggctggcctctactTTCTATTCTTTATCCTGAAGACTGCTTAAAGAAATGTTTATATGCAGCCCAAGTTTCCCAAGTAGTAGAAAAGTCTTGACAGATTTTATTTGCCACTTCAATGTAACAAAAGGCTCTGCCAACCACAGAACACTGCATTATCTGACCTTTTGACACTCAGTCACTTAGCACCCATTCACCAGCACCTCATGTTTCAGGGGCACAGGGTTTGAGTTTCCTAGGGGGTAAAAATAATCTATCTGTTGTTTGTTCACTGCTTCAATTCCTTCTGCAATATCCCCGCAAGGACACTGCAGGTTTATGCACCCCTTCAGAAACAGAGAACTTCTGTCCTTCTAGAATCCTATTCTGGCTGTGGACAGCTTTACCTAATAAGAAGTTCTTGTTCTGTGCTGAAAA
Encoded here:
- the ADORA2B gene encoding adenosine receptor A2b isoform X1 — translated: MTLEVQDALYVALELAIAALSVVGNVLVCAAVGKSSALQTPTNYFLVSLAAADVAVGLFAIPFAITISLGFCTDFHSCLFLACFVLVLTQSSIFSLLAVAVDRYLAIRVPLRYKSLVTGTRARGVIAVLWVLAFGIGLTPFLGWNSKDSATNNCTEPWDGTTNESCCRVKCLFENVVPMSYMVYFNFFGCVLPPLLIMLVIYMKIFMVACRQLQHTELMDHSRTILQREIHVAKSLAMVVGIFALCWLPLHAINCVTLFQPAQAKNKPKWAINTAILLSHANSVVNPIVYAYRNRDFRYTFHKIISRYVLCQTDVLKSGNGQAGTQPALNVGL
- the ADORA2B gene encoding adenosine receptor A2b isoform X2; this encodes MTLEVQDALYVALELAIAALSVVGNVLVCAAVGKSSALQTPTNYFLVSLAAADVAVGLFAIPFAITISLGFCTDFHSCLFLACFVLVLTQSSIFSLLAVAVDRYKSLVTGTRARGVIAVLWVLAFGIGLTPFLGWNSKDSATNNCTEPWDGTTNESCCRVKCLFENVVPMSYMVYFNFFGCVLPPLLIMLVIYMKIFMVACRQLQHTELMDHSRTILQREIHVAKSLAMVVGIFALCWLPLHAINCVTLFQPAQAKNKPKWAINTAILLSHANSVVNPIVYAYRNRDFRYTFHKIISRYVLCQTDVLKSGNGQAGTQPALNVGL